The Intrasporangium calvum DSM 43043 sequence AGCGGGTTGTGGGGTGCCACGAGGTCCATCGCCCCGCCGGCCGGGATGGCGCTGAAGGCCCCGAAGACGGTGGCGTGCCGGATCGCGTGGGGGATGACGGTGACGTCGAGCGTCGGCACGCCCTCGTCGCTGCAGCCGCAGCCGCAGGAGTGCTGGCTCTTCTCGGTGAGGGAC is a genomic window containing:
- a CDS encoding DUF2249 domain-containing protein produces the protein MTELSLTEKSQHSCGCGCSDEGVPTLDVTVIPHAIRHATVFGAFSAIPAGGAMDLVAPHNPLPLLAQLQQQFGEIGIEYLVEGPEAWTLRLTRPA